One genomic region from Terriglobus aquaticus encodes:
- the sthA gene encoding Si-specific NAD(P)(+) transhydrogenase, whose product MAISTKSGSAYDLIVIGSGPSGQRAAIYGAKLGKRVALVESREVVGGACINTGTIPSKTMREAVLHLSGYNYKSIYGMNYRVKERITMADLAFRVQHVIKTEIDVTEAQLSRNNIEVLTGVASFEDSSHVRVTNSRGSTVYEAESIIIGTGTKPASSPKVPINGSTIINSDLILELKNLPSTMIVVGGGVIGVEYTCMFAALGVRVTLIERRPRLLEFADQEIIEALSYHLRDSRVTMRLNEEVESVTENEDGTVTANLESRKKVQGGALLYAVGRQGNVDELNLSAIGVEADNRGRIPVDKDFRTKCPSVYAVGDVIGFPSLASVSMEQGRIAAARAFGDDTILSNPSFYPYGIWTIPEISFLGKTEEQLTEEDVPYEVGVAYYREIARGQIRGDTTGRLKLIFHRENRSILGVHIIGEGASELLHIGQAVMALGGTVDYFVETVFNYPTLAECYKVAAFNGLNRLRRD is encoded by the coding sequence ATGGCCATTTCCACAAAGTCCGGCAGCGCCTACGACCTCATCGTCATCGGCTCCGGTCCCTCCGGCCAGCGCGCCGCCATCTACGGCGCCAAGCTCGGCAAGCGCGTCGCCCTCGTCGAATCCCGAGAGGTCGTCGGCGGCGCCTGCATCAACACCGGCACCATCCCCTCCAAGACCATGCGCGAGGCGGTCCTCCACCTCTCCGGTTACAACTACAAGTCCATCTACGGCATGAACTACCGTGTCAAAGAACGCATCACCATGGCCGACCTGGCCTTCCGCGTTCAGCACGTCATCAAGACCGAGATCGACGTCACCGAGGCCCAGCTCTCCCGCAACAACATCGAAGTCCTCACCGGCGTCGCCTCCTTCGAAGACTCCTCCCACGTCCGCGTCACCAACTCCCGCGGCTCGACCGTCTATGAGGCGGAAAGCATCATCATCGGCACCGGCACCAAGCCGGCCTCCAGCCCCAAGGTGCCCATCAACGGCAGCACCATCATCAACTCCGATCTCATCCTCGAGCTCAAAAACCTCCCGTCCACCATGATCGTCGTCGGCGGCGGTGTCATCGGCGTCGAGTACACCTGCATGTTCGCCGCGCTCGGCGTCCGCGTCACCCTCATCGAGCGCCGCCCCCGCCTCCTCGAATTCGCCGACCAGGAAATCATCGAGGCCCTCAGCTACCACCTCCGCGACTCCCGCGTCACCATGCGCCTCAACGAAGAGGTCGAGTCCGTCACCGAAAACGAGGACGGCACCGTCACCGCCAACCTCGAGAGCCGCAAAAAGGTCCAGGGCGGGGCATTGCTCTACGCCGTCGGCCGCCAGGGCAACGTCGACGAGCTCAACCTCTCCGCCATCGGCGTCGAAGCCGACAACCGCGGCCGCATCCCCGTCGACAAGGACTTCCGCACCAAGTGCCCGTCCGTCTACGCCGTCGGCGACGTCATCGGCTTCCCCTCGCTCGCCTCCGTCTCGATGGAGCAGGGACGCATCGCCGCCGCCCGCGCCTTCGGCGACGACACCATCCTCTCCAACCCCAGCTTCTACCCCTACGGAATCTGGACCATCCCGGAGATCAGCTTCCTCGGCAAAACCGAAGAGCAGCTCACCGAAGAAGACGTGCCCTACGAAGTCGGCGTCGCCTACTACCGCGAGATCGCCCGCGGCCAGATCCGCGGAGACACCACCGGCCGCCTCAAGCTCATCTTCCACCGCGAAAACCGGTCCATCCTCGGCGTCCACATCATCGGCGAAGGAGCCTCCGAACTCCTCCACATCGGCCAGGCCGTCATGGCCCTCGGCGGAACCGTCGACTACTTCGTCGAAACCGTCTTCAACTACCCCACCCTCGCCGAGTGCTACAAAGTAGCCGCCTTCAACGGCCTAAACCGCCTCCGCCGGGACTGA
- a CDS encoding ATP-binding protein, with product MDNGVKQGCLFEEDFLVRTLGPIANSPDVALTELVANAWDAGASEVNIELPSDLEEKLLVRDDGTGMTEQMFRDKWMRLGYDRVRHQGSQAEFPPERRHLARPAYGRNGVGRHGMLCFAPEYEVRTRRDGEETKLQIVTTSGANPFEIADAKTRKAAGHGTTLSCRVTRNLPSAPRTREILAARFLHDPQFRVSVNGQFIPLAEHKGLVSEAEIIYSDGFKAQAFFVDSTKSSRRTQYQGVAFWVGNRLVGEPGWAAGGTIFLDGRTRIAKRYTVVVKTDDLFEDVLPDWTGFRRTERVKALMSEVSKYVRKIFLQLSEERMYETKASVYREHAEELSSLSSLGRRDLQDFVDQVTQSNPTISFESLSASVAAAISLERMKGGAQLLERLTSLSDEDVLGLDRLLSEWSVRDALIVLDEIDRRLTVCSAIETLSADPKADELHSLHPLIVECRWLFGPEFDSPEFVSNITLNSALHELFGKKALNGEVENGRKRPDILVLPERSLSGTATEQIDEVSGMPVISQVLLIELKRGGAEINRDNVNQASNYVEDLLRSGLIDGQPTFRAFVIGHSYSPKIELSRRIGERGNVQVVTYSQLVRLANKRLFRLKEKLSERYAEASSAALLDRVIAEPFQATLDGTVA from the coding sequence TTGGATAACGGGGTTAAGCAGGGCTGCCTGTTTGAAGAAGATTTTCTTGTTCGCACTCTTGGACCTATCGCAAACTCTCCGGATGTCGCCCTGACTGAACTCGTTGCTAATGCCTGGGATGCTGGCGCTTCTGAGGTCAACATTGAGCTTCCTTCAGACCTTGAGGAGAAGCTCCTCGTGCGCGATGACGGAACCGGCATGACCGAGCAGATGTTCCGAGACAAATGGATGCGACTTGGCTACGACCGTGTTCGCCACCAAGGTAGTCAAGCAGAGTTCCCTCCGGAAAGACGCCATCTAGCGAGGCCCGCCTACGGTCGCAATGGTGTGGGCAGACACGGAATGCTGTGTTTTGCACCCGAGTACGAAGTCAGAACCCGCAGAGACGGAGAAGAGACAAAGTTACAGATTGTAACTACGAGTGGTGCAAACCCCTTTGAGATAGCGGATGCTAAGACAAGGAAAGCTGCTGGACATGGTACAACGCTAAGTTGCCGCGTGACCCGTAATCTCCCTTCGGCTCCCCGTACACGCGAGATTCTTGCAGCGCGCTTTCTGCACGATCCCCAATTCAGGGTGAGCGTGAACGGCCAGTTCATCCCTTTAGCGGAGCACAAGGGCCTCGTCTCTGAAGCTGAAATCATCTATTCGGACGGATTCAAAGCGCAAGCCTTCTTCGTGGACTCAACCAAGTCTTCTCGCCGAACCCAATACCAAGGGGTGGCTTTCTGGGTAGGCAATCGCCTTGTCGGGGAGCCGGGATGGGCGGCTGGAGGAACGATATTCTTGGACGGTAGAACGCGCATAGCTAAGCGCTACACAGTGGTGGTGAAAACTGATGATCTCTTTGAAGATGTCCTGCCAGACTGGACGGGTTTCCGCCGCACTGAACGGGTGAAAGCGCTGATGAGCGAGGTAAGTAAGTACGTTCGAAAGATCTTCTTGCAATTGTCCGAAGAGCGAATGTACGAGACCAAAGCTAGCGTCTACCGCGAGCATGCGGAAGAGTTATCGTCTCTTAGTTCTTTAGGCCGGCGAGATTTGCAAGATTTTGTCGATCAGGTGACTCAAAGTAACCCTACTATAAGTTTTGAAAGCCTATCCGCCTCTGTGGCTGCTGCCATTTCGCTGGAGCGAATGAAAGGCGGAGCGCAGTTGCTGGAGAGGCTGACAAGCCTCTCAGACGAAGATGTTCTTGGTCTAGATAGACTTCTGAGTGAATGGTCCGTTAGAGATGCTCTGATTGTTTTAGATGAAATAGATCGCCGCCTAACGGTTTGCTCTGCGATAGAAACTTTGTCCGCGGATCCTAAAGCGGATGAACTCCATTCGTTACATCCGTTGATAGTTGAATGTCGTTGGCTCTTTGGACCAGAGTTTGATTCTCCAGAATTTGTCTCAAATATAACGCTTAACTCGGCTTTGCATGAACTGTTCGGTAAGAAGGCACTGAATGGGGAAGTAGAGAACGGTCGCAAGCGACCGGACATACTTGTTCTGCCGGAGAGAAGTTTGTCAGGGACCGCCACGGAACAAATTGACGAGGTCTCGGGCATGCCGGTGATTTCCCAGGTCCTACTCATCGAGTTAAAGCGCGGTGGAGCGGAGATCAATCGAGACAATGTGAACCAAGCGTCAAACTATGTAGAGGATCTTCTTCGGAGCGGTCTTATAGACGGTCAACCGACTTTCAGAGCTTTTGTTATTGGTCATTCCTACTCTCCGAAGATCGAGCTTAGCCGTCGAATAGGTGAACGCGGCAACGTTCAAGTCGTCACGTACTCTCAACTAGTACGCCTAGCCAATAAGCGGCTTTTCCGTCTGAAAGAGAAGCTAAGCGAGAGGTACGCGGAGGCTTCGTCTGCTGCGCTGCTAGACCGGGTTATAGCTGAGCCTTTCCAGGCTACTCTTGACGGTACTGTGGCTTAA